Proteins encoded together in one Labilibaculum sp. DW002 window:
- a CDS encoding complex I 24 kDa subunit family protein: MAKIKLAKDKIEKLVEICKSFNNEGSELINVLHKAQENFGYLPAEVQEVVARELGVSVAHVYGVVTFYSFFTMVPMGEFPISICMGTACYVRGAEKVLEEFKTQLKVPIGETTEDGKFSISCLRCVGACGLAPVVTIGERTYGRVAAGDVADILKEYQN; the protein is encoded by the coding sequence ATGGCAAAAATAAAATTAGCAAAAGACAAGATTGAAAAGCTTGTTGAAATTTGCAAATCATTTAATAATGAAGGCAGCGAGCTGATTAATGTACTTCATAAGGCGCAAGAAAATTTTGGTTATCTTCCTGCTGAAGTTCAAGAGGTTGTTGCTCGTGAGCTTGGAGTTTCTGTAGCACACGTGTATGGCGTTGTTACTTTCTATTCTTTCTTTACTATGGTTCCTATGGGTGAATTCCCTATTTCAATCTGTATGGGTACAGCTTGTTATGTGCGTGGTGCTGAGAAGGTCTTAGAAGAGTTTAAAACACAGCTTAAGGTGCCGATTGGTGAAACGACTGAAGATGGTAAATTTTCGATCTCATGCCTGCGTTGTGTAGGTGCTTGTGGTTTGGCTCCGGTTGTAACAATTGGTGAGCGTACCTATGGCCGTGTGGCTGCAGGTGATGTTGCTGACATTCTAAAAGAGTATCAAAACTAA
- a CDS encoding NADH-dependent [FeFe] hydrogenase, group A6 — translation MIKLTIDNKEVEVAKGTTMLEAAKQIGVEIPTLCHMHLEDMNIEHKPGGCRICVVEVDGRRNLAPSCNSKCEAGMNIKTHSMRVLNARKTVMELMLSDHPFDCLVCAKSGNCDLQTTAQNMGVREIHYQGEQSTYKVDYSPSIIRDMDKCIMCRRCETMCNDVQTVGALSAVNRGFESVVAPAFEMDLEKSTCTYCGQCVAVCPTGALTEKDHTNQLIRDLANPNKTVVVQTAPAVRAALGEEFGMEAGTLVTGKMVAALRNLGFDSVFDTDFAADLTIMEEGTELLQRLDAHLKGDKDVKLPILTSCCPGWVNFFEHHFPEMKEIPSTARSPQQMFGPIAKNYLAKEMGIKREDMIVVSIMPCLAKKYECQRDEFKVDGDPDVNYSISTRELANLIKQANMDFVTLPEEDFDNPLGESTGAGVIFGATGGVIEAATRTAYEVYTGKTLEKVDFNALRGMEGIRSAKVDFDGLELNIGIAHGLGNARKLLEEVRDGKSQYHAIEIMACPGGCIGGGGQPLHHGDASVLGKRAAALYREDEGKAIRKSHENPYIIKLYEEFLGKPCGELSHKLLHTHYFDKKNEIEIE, via the coding sequence ATGATAAAATTAACCATTGATAATAAAGAGGTAGAGGTTGCTAAAGGCACCACTATGCTCGAAGCTGCAAAGCAGATTGGTGTTGAAATACCAACGCTTTGCCACATGCACCTTGAGGATATGAATATTGAGCATAAGCCTGGTGGATGTCGTATTTGTGTTGTTGAAGTAGACGGTAGAAGAAATCTAGCGCCTTCATGTAACTCAAAGTGCGAAGCTGGAATGAATATCAAAACTCACTCTATGAGAGTTTTGAACGCTCGTAAAACCGTAATGGAATTGATGCTTTCTGATCATCCGTTTGATTGTTTAGTTTGTGCGAAGTCAGGAAATTGTGACTTGCAAACTACAGCTCAAAATATGGGTGTTCGTGAGATTCACTACCAAGGTGAGCAATCAACTTATAAGGTAGATTATTCTCCATCGATTATCCGTGATATGGATAAATGTATCATGTGTCGTCGTTGTGAAACGATGTGTAACGATGTACAAACTGTTGGAGCTCTTTCTGCTGTTAACCGTGGATTCGAATCAGTAGTCGCTCCAGCTTTTGAGATGGATCTTGAGAAATCTACTTGTACTTATTGTGGTCAGTGTGTTGCTGTATGTCCTACAGGTGCACTTACTGAAAAAGATCATACGAATCAGTTGATTAGAGACCTTGCTAACCCGAATAAGACTGTGGTAGTTCAAACGGCTCCTGCTGTACGTGCTGCTCTAGGTGAAGAGTTTGGTATGGAAGCTGGTACTTTGGTAACGGGTAAAATGGTTGCTGCGCTTCGTAACTTAGGTTTCGACAGTGTGTTTGATACTGATTTTGCTGCCGATCTTACTATTATGGAGGAAGGTACTGAGTTGCTTCAGCGTCTTGATGCTCACCTAAAAGGTGACAAGGATGTGAAGCTTCCTATTTTGACTTCATGTTGTCCAGGTTGGGTGAATTTCTTCGAGCATCACTTCCCAGAGATGAAAGAGATTCCTTCAACGGCTCGTTCTCCTCAGCAAATGTTTGGTCCTATTGCTAAAAACTATTTGGCAAAAGAAATGGGAATCAAGCGTGAGGATATGATTGTTGTTTCTATAATGCCATGTTTGGCTAAGAAATACGAATGTCAGCGTGATGAGTTTAAGGTTGATGGTGATCCTGATGTGAATTATTCTATCTCAACTCGTGAATTAGCTAACTTGATTAAGCAAGCTAATATGGATTTCGTTACTCTTCCTGAAGAAGATTTTGATAATCCATTGGGAGAGTCTACAGGTGCTGGTGTAATTTTCGGTGCTACTGGTGGTGTTATCGAAGCTGCAACTCGTACTGCTTACGAAGTATATACTGGAAAAACACTTGAGAAAGTTGATTTCAACGCACTTCGTGGTATGGAAGGTATTCGTAGTGCTAAAGTTGATTTTGATGGACTGGAGTTAAATATTGGTATTGCTCATGGTTTGGGTAATGCTCGTAAGCTTCTTGAAGAAGTAAGAGATGGAAAATCACAATATCACGCAATTGAAATCATGGCTTGTCCTGGTGGATGTATTGGTGGTGGTGGTCAGCCATTGCACCACGGTGATGCTTCTGTTTTAGGTAAGCGTGCTGCTGCTCTTTATCGTGAAGATGAAGGTAAAGCAATTCGTAAGTCTCATGAAAACCCATACATTATTAAGTTGTATGAAGAGTTCTTGGGTAAGCCTTGTGGTGAATTGTCGCATAAATTGCTACATACTCACTATTTCGACAAGAAAAATGAAATCGAAATTGAATAA
- a CDS encoding Kelch repeat-containing protein yields MKQRLLFAFFALSLFFTGCGSDNGLDGNWIKGSSFEGRPRGGAVSFVVGDFAYVGTGYDGEDCLKEFYKYSIQSGWIKIADFPGTERKEAVAFTAIVDGKEMAYVGLGVDEDDNRLADFYAFDPVAETWSPAPDFMGTARQNAISFSINGVGYVGTGYGYLDGKDRNYLKDFYKFDNGTWSKIAFDGEKSANAATFVINDKAYVVSGTGSLKYVWEYDPTLISADFNGWTRKEYLDDDNRWEDVQRAEAVAFVISDRAYLATGKNGNYTTEVWEYNPAKDDWTERTSLEREVSAREDAVAFTLNNRGFFVTGNAGGGYLGDMWEFNPKMDETDDDN; encoded by the coding sequence ATGAAACAAAGATTATTATTTGCATTTTTTGCATTATCTCTATTTTTCACTGGCTGTGGTAGTGACAATGGCCTAGATGGTAACTGGATTAAAGGATCTTCATTCGAAGGACGTCCTCGTGGTGGAGCTGTAAGCTTCGTGGTAGGTGATTTCGCTTATGTAGGTACTGGTTATGATGGTGAAGATTGCCTGAAAGAATTCTACAAATATAGCATTCAGTCTGGTTGGATTAAGATTGCGGATTTCCCAGGAACAGAAAGAAAAGAAGCTGTTGCATTTACAGCTATTGTAGATGGTAAAGAAATGGCTTACGTTGGCTTAGGAGTTGATGAAGACGATAATCGTTTAGCTGATTTTTATGCGTTTGATCCTGTTGCTGAAACATGGAGCCCAGCTCCTGATTTTATGGGTACTGCACGTCAAAATGCAATTTCATTCTCTATTAATGGTGTTGGCTACGTTGGTACAGGTTACGGTTACCTTGACGGAAAAGATAGAAACTACCTTAAAGATTTTTACAAATTTGACAATGGTACATGGTCAAAGATTGCTTTTGATGGTGAAAAGTCAGCTAATGCTGCAACATTCGTAATCAATGATAAAGCATATGTTGTTTCTGGAACAGGAAGTTTAAAATATGTTTGGGAGTACGATCCAACTTTAATTAGTGCAGACTTTAATGGATGGACTAGAAAAGAATACCTAGATGATGATAACAGATGGGAAGATGTTCAACGTGCTGAAGCGGTTGCTTTTGTTATTAGTGATAGAGCATATCTTGCTACTGGGAAAAATGGAAATTACACTACTGAAGTTTGGGAATACAATCCTGCTAAAGATGATTGGACTGAAAGAACTTCTTTAGAGAGAGAAGTTTCTGCAAGAGAAGATGCTGTTGCCTTTACTTTGAACAACAGAGGATTCTTCGTTACGGGTAATGCTGGTGGCGGTTACCTTGGTGACATGTGGGAATTCAACCCAAAAATGGATGAAACTGATGATGACAATTAA
- a CDS encoding DUF4270 family protein, with protein MRKFSFIIIVNLFAFLTACDSDGFQEHEVGDSLIDKSTEVRLIDTFTIESSTVKMDSVLTSGQNNILFGSYEDEFFGRISSDFYAIVGLGGTFSLKQVTVGENLEKTPIRYDSLVFISYPDGNYMGDTIPTQSMSIHRVTEEIEIPDDQIGFYAHSSFPYDEESLGSSDFIAKPISQFLEYSDEKEADVEIDDLGIRFNMEDALGMDIVRMVNAENDTIKFSDKWLKYLNGVVLKAGEDNSVMLSYNLQAGRMKMRLYYTYTAYELSGTRDFHDFPIIASSLNFTNVKSDFSSAPYDLDQITDETEDLSSEETGNLAFIHGGLGMLTKIKIPHLERLNTVGLTGGVLRAELKFYPKDESFDDDIFKLPTLPFTLYQTDKQNQILTQLVGSTGSAASSNYVENRDNQDESFYSFDVTSYVNSVLANGQEFDDALLLTLPISSLGVSMDRLIIENESDSDFRIRLKTTYVVQN; from the coding sequence ATGAGAAAATTTAGTTTCATAATAATTGTTAATTTATTTGCCTTTTTAACGGCATGTGATTCTGATGGATTTCAGGAGCATGAAGTTGGGGATAGCTTGATTGATAAGTCAACTGAAGTTAGGTTGATTGATACCTTCACGATTGAGAGTTCAACGGTGAAAATGGATTCTGTTTTAACTTCAGGTCAAAACAATATTCTTTTTGGTAGTTATGAAGATGAATTCTTTGGACGCATTAGTTCGGATTTTTACGCTATTGTTGGTTTAGGAGGAACGTTTAGCTTAAAACAAGTTACTGTTGGAGAAAACTTAGAAAAGACACCCATTCGCTACGATTCATTAGTTTTTATTAGCTACCCGGATGGTAATTATATGGGCGATACTATACCGACGCAAAGTATGTCAATTCACAGGGTTACTGAAGAAATAGAAATTCCAGATGATCAAATTGGATTCTATGCACACAGTTCATTTCCTTATGATGAGGAGAGCTTAGGGAGTAGTGATTTTATTGCTAAGCCAATATCTCAATTCTTAGAGTATAGCGATGAAAAAGAGGCTGATGTTGAGATTGATGATCTAGGGATAAGATTTAATATGGAAGATGCCTTAGGTATGGATATTGTTCGAATGGTTAATGCTGAAAACGATACTATTAAATTTTCGGACAAATGGCTTAAATATTTGAATGGTGTTGTTTTAAAAGCAGGTGAGGATAATTCAGTTATGCTTTCCTATAACTTGCAAGCAGGAAGAATGAAAATGCGTTTGTATTATACCTATACCGCATATGAATTAAGTGGAACTAGAGATTTTCATGATTTTCCGATTATTGCATCATCCTTAAATTTCACAAATGTAAAGTCAGATTTTAGTTCCGCTCCATATGATTTAGATCAAATAACTGACGAGACTGAAGATTTAAGTTCTGAGGAAACAGGTAATTTGGCATTTATCCATGGTGGATTAGGTATGCTTACTAAAATTAAAATTCCTCATTTAGAAAGATTAAACACTGTTGGTTTAACAGGAGGTGTTCTTAGAGCAGAGTTAAAATTTTATCCAAAAGATGAGAGTTTTGATGATGATATATTCAAATTGCCAACATTACCATTTACACTGTATCAAACAGATAAGCAAAATCAAATTTTAACACAATTGGTAGGTTCCACAGGATCAGCTGCAAGTTCAAATTATGTTGAGAACAGAGATAATCAAGATGAATCTTTTTATTCTTTTGATGTTACTAGCTATGTTAACAGTGTATTAGCAAACGGTCAGGAATTTGATGATGCACTTTTACTAACACTACCAATATCTAGTTTAGGTGTTTCAATGGATCGTTTAATCATTGAAAATGAAAGCGATTCAGATTTTAGAATTCGTCTTAAAACAACCTACGTAGTACAGAATTAA